In Candidatus Sericytochromatia bacterium, a single genomic region encodes these proteins:
- a CDS encoding rhomboid family intramembrane serine protease, with product MSAFDAFKSTVGVALMEGGGFLPQAQAPLQPLEGPRTWHLPRNTGDVAVTVASLAEAAASNWREALPVWRDDARRAGATSGVLVLTGVVPEDQPAPFDAEADDAGWQVWLVDLTRRSLRCPSVDPGHAEALPGDAAATIEAAIQASLSEASLSLGDLLEEERASLAGRPSFSAFLENQSAPACPILLGVILGLFVCSTALTLMLRHPAHLPLPTSPELLWLAVQHNSLQALLGLGATLRPLVEQGEFWRLLAANYLHAGILHVFVNAYSLAVLGPTLERMLGTPKFLAVWSVSGLLGASASVLFNPQAASVGASGALFGLLGAMLVLGLQFRGVVPRHQTRAFRDVALITLGVNMILGSTIPNIDNMAHLGGLLGGAASAYVLGPHPELTSRPGLALPAWSLWTLPLLAALAVFWGLLAGFSGRPLALGLG from the coding sequence GTGTCTGCGTTCGATGCGTTCAAGTCGACCGTCGGCGTCGCTTTGATGGAAGGCGGCGGGTTTTTGCCGCAGGCCCAGGCCCCGCTGCAGCCCCTGGAAGGGCCTCGCACGTGGCATCTGCCCCGCAACACCGGCGACGTGGCCGTGACCGTGGCCAGCCTGGCCGAGGCGGCTGCGTCAAACTGGCGCGAGGCCCTGCCGGTTTGGCGCGACGACGCCCGCCGGGCCGGCGCAACCAGCGGCGTGCTGGTGCTGACCGGGGTGGTGCCCGAGGACCAGCCTGCCCCGTTTGACGCCGAGGCCGACGACGCCGGCTGGCAGGTCTGGCTGGTGGACCTGACCCGGCGAAGCCTGCGCTGTCCCTCGGTGGACCCTGGCCACGCCGAAGCCCTGCCCGGCGATGCCGCTGCGACGATCGAGGCGGCCATCCAGGCCAGCCTGTCGGAGGCGTCGCTCTCGCTCGGCGACCTGCTCGAGGAGGAGCGCGCCAGCCTGGCCGGGCGCCCCTCCTTTTCCGCCTTCCTGGAAAACCAGTCGGCCCCGGCCTGTCCGATCCTGCTGGGCGTGATCCTGGGCCTGTTCGTCTGCTCGACCGCCCTCACCCTGATGTTGCGCCATCCGGCCCACCTGCCGCTGCCCACCTCGCCCGAACTGCTCTGGCTGGCGGTGCAGCACAACTCCCTTCAGGCGCTGCTCGGACTCGGCGCCACGCTGCGTCCGCTGGTGGAGCAGGGGGAATTCTGGCGCCTGTTGGCAGCCAACTACCTGCACGCCGGCATCCTGCACGTCTTCGTCAACGCCTACAGCCTGGCGGTGCTGGGCCCCACCCTGGAGCGCATGCTGGGCACGCCCAAATTCCTGGCCGTCTGGAGCGTCTCGGGTCTGCTCGGGGCCAGCGCCAGCGTGCTTTTCAACCCGCAAGCTGCAAGCGTGGGCGCCTCCGGGGCGCTGTTTGGCCTGCTGGGTGCCATGCTGGTGCTGGGGCTGCAATTCCGGGGCGTGGTCCCCCGCCACCAAACCCGCGCCTTTCGGGACGTGGCCCTGATCACCCTGGGAGTGAACATGATTCTGGGCTCCACCATCCCCAACATCGACAACATGGCCCACCTGGGTGGCCTGCTCGGGGGGGCGGCCAGTGCCTACGTGCTGGGGCCGCACCCGGAGCTGACCAGCCGACCTGGACTGGCGCTGCCGGCCTGGAGCCTGTGGACCTTGCCCCTGCTCGCGGCACTTGCCGTGTTCTGGGGCTTACTGGCAGGATTTTCGGGCCGCCCGCTGGCGCTCGGCCTGGGCTGA
- a CDS encoding GNAT family N-acetyltransferase — translation MRAQAKTGRPLSLITVMTCQDAGVLIELLKSAAKGSRRHMPAGIRDEADLRAAMAGGLAFLAAYRTPVGGRSAPVGAIAYRWDHGALRIQHVAVREEARGGGVARRMVEAVENVATALGAPRIAASAGTTAGDQAFLERLGYEGYGSGERVPMTKPLES, via the coding sequence ATGCGCGCGCAAGCCAAGACGGGACGGCCACTTTCCCTGATCACCGTGATGACGTGTCAGGACGCCGGGGTGCTGATTGAACTGCTGAAATCAGCGGCCAAGGGTTCACGCCGCCACATGCCGGCCGGTATTCGCGACGAGGCAGACCTGCGCGCGGCCATGGCCGGCGGGCTGGCCTTTCTGGCAGCATACCGGACTCCCGTGGGCGGACGCTCCGCGCCGGTCGGGGCGATCGCCTACCGCTGGGACCACGGCGCCCTGCGCATCCAGCATGTGGCCGTGCGCGAAGAGGCCCGCGGCGGCGGCGTGGCCCGTCGCATGGTCGAGGCCGTCGAGAACGTGGCCACCGCCCTCGGAGCGCCACGCATCGCCGCCTCGGCCGGTACCACCGCGGGTGACCAGGCCTTTCTGGAACGCCTCGGCTACGAAGGCTACGGGAGCGGGGAGCGCGTCCCCATGACCAAGCCGCTGGAATCCTGA
- a CDS encoding PLP-dependent aminotransferase family protein, with product MSPFKPSFANRTAHVNPSVIREILKVVSQPDIISFAGGMPAQDLFPFAELEAAAKAAFKSPAHALKALQYGPSEGYQPLREAIAAQLTAEGIDLAGNQILITTGSQQGIMMVAHAFLDPGDTVVVGNPTFLGALQAFGGFEAKFLTVPLDAGGMKMDALARILEHHTPKFIYAIPTFQNPTGLSLQDDRRVELYELARTHGVPVLEDDPYGDLYFGPTRPRAIKSFDHEGGVILLRTFSKVLAPGLRVAYAVVPDAIMNKLLPLKQGNDLHTSAFAQMMVAEFLATGRLEAHLAHLRAEYARRRDLMLAAMDAHFPAWCQWTRPEGGLFIWVTLPNGVLAAPLLEEAVSRQKVAFIPGSAFYPHGGGENTLRLNFSNASEEQIQEGIKRLGAVIRAAAPQLERV from the coding sequence ATGTCGCCTTTCAAGCCTTCCTTCGCCAATCGCACGGCGCACGTCAATCCGTCCGTGATTCGGGAGATCCTCAAGGTGGTCTCCCAGCCTGACATCATCTCGTTCGCGGGGGGCATGCCGGCGCAGGACCTGTTTCCCTTCGCCGAACTGGAGGCGGCGGCCAAGGCGGCCTTCAAGAGCCCGGCTCACGCGCTGAAGGCCTTGCAATACGGCCCTTCGGAAGGCTATCAGCCGTTGCGCGAGGCGATCGCCGCGCAGCTGACGGCCGAGGGCATCGACCTCGCAGGCAACCAGATCCTCATCACGACCGGCTCCCAGCAAGGCATCATGATGGTGGCACACGCCTTCCTCGACCCGGGCGATACCGTCGTGGTGGGCAACCCGACCTTCCTGGGGGCGCTGCAGGCCTTCGGCGGTTTCGAGGCCAAGTTCCTGACCGTGCCGCTGGACGCGGGCGGCATGAAGATGGACGCGTTGGCACGCATTCTGGAACACCACACACCCAAGTTCATCTATGCCATTCCCACCTTCCAGAACCCGACCGGTCTGAGCCTTCAAGACGATCGCCGGGTCGAGCTGTACGAGCTGGCCCGCACCCACGGCGTGCCGGTGCTGGAGGATGACCCTTACGGCGACCTGTACTTCGGGCCCACCCGACCGCGCGCCATCAAGTCGTTCGACCACGAGGGCGGTGTGATTCTGCTGCGCACCTTCTCCAAGGTGCTGGCCCCAGGGTTGCGGGTGGCCTACGCGGTGGTGCCGGATGCGATCATGAACAAGTTGCTGCCGCTGAAGCAGGGCAACGACCTGCACACCTCGGCCTTCGCCCAGATGATGGTGGCCGAGTTCCTGGCCACCGGGCGGCTGGAGGCCCACCTTGCGCACTTGCGCGCGGAGTACGCCCGACGGCGCGATCTCATGCTGGCGGCCATGGACGCGCACTTCCCGGCCTGGTGTCAGTGGACCCGCCCCGAGGGGGGACTGTTCATCTGGGTGACCCTGCCGAACGGGGTGCTCGCCGCGCCCTTGCTGGAGGAAGCGGTCAGTCGCCAGAAGGTGGCCTTCATTCCGGGCAGCGCCTTCTACCCGCACGGCGGCGGTGAGAACACGCTGCGGCTGAACTTCTCGAATGCCTCGGAAGAACAGATTCAGGAAGGCATCAAGCGGCTCGGCGCGGTGATCCGGGCGGCTGCCCCTCAGCTTGAGCGGGTGTGA
- a CDS encoding NUDIX hydrolase yields MSARPIRASATVLLLRDGAAGLEVYMVRRVLRSDFMGGAYVFPGGAVDPEDGEPAMCDRLHGRDASSWAIRLNLPADQAGAHVVAAVRETFEEAGILLSRQARADAPPPGETSDARSRTRWQAHRRALLARQTSWREVVVAEDWRFDANALAYFAHWITPVGVPKRFSTRFFVALAPSDQVPLTDDQEVEAGVWITPQAAIAAREAGTMTIVLPTHRALQALSAFDTAEAVLRAYADRPVPTILPRIVAREGQVVSLLPGDPGYEEAADEPLPEFDPSVL; encoded by the coding sequence ATGAGCGCTCGCCCGATCCGCGCTTCCGCCACCGTGCTGCTGCTGCGCGACGGGGCAGCCGGGCTGGAAGTTTACATGGTGCGGCGCGTCCTGCGCAGCGACTTCATGGGCGGTGCCTACGTCTTTCCGGGTGGCGCCGTCGACCCTGAGGACGGCGAACCGGCCATGTGCGATCGCCTGCACGGCCGCGATGCGTCCAGCTGGGCCATTCGCCTGAACTTGCCCGCCGACCAGGCAGGGGCCCACGTGGTAGCCGCGGTACGGGAGACCTTCGAAGAGGCTGGCATCCTGCTGAGCCGCCAGGCACGCGCGGACGCTCCCCCACCGGGCGAGACTTCTGACGCCCGCAGCCGGACGCGCTGGCAGGCCCATCGGCGGGCCCTGCTGGCGCGCCAGACCAGCTGGCGCGAGGTGGTGGTGGCCGAGGACTGGCGCTTCGATGCGAACGCACTGGCCTACTTTGCCCACTGGATCACCCCCGTGGGAGTCCCCAAGCGCTTCTCGACCCGCTTCTTCGTGGCCCTGGCGCCTTCGGACCAGGTGCCGCTGACGGATGACCAGGAGGTGGAAGCCGGCGTCTGGATCACCCCGCAGGCGGCGATCGCCGCACGGGAGGCTGGCACCATGACGATCGTGCTGCCCACCCACCGGGCCCTGCAAGCGCTCAGCGCCTTCGATACGGCCGAGGCGGTGCTGCGCGCCTACGCCGACCGCCCGGTGCCCACCATCCTGCCGCGCATCGTCGCCCGGGAGGGCCAGGTCGTGAGCCTGCTGCCGGGTGACCCAGGTTACGAGGAAGCCGCGGACGAGCCGCTGCCGGAGTTCGACCCGAGTGTGCTCTGA
- a CDS encoding glycosyltransferase, which yields MQKKKIMVIYETAGGGHYAAAKAIESALGSMYPGSFEVVLMPVRAATGSQRVSHMMDMYNHLLKIKPSYSNMGMRVLNRLNVEKVVMPLMPKAARNLAKTMDAVRPDMIISVFAVVNHAAIETLKQKEREWGKKVPYVIWCTDLTKGFLRNWANRDADLTIALHPQAKEQLVEYGVPEAKIRVLSGLPVNQKFLAKVPKFEARQAFGLDPTRFTVLISMGGVAVSATHDFARELATSGLPVQVIAVCGRNESLRVRCEALAAKADIPIKVLGFTDQMHMLMDAADIMVGKPGPGTIAEAIAKELPMLIDATSVPMLQEAGNLELVVRQNLGQAISKDQTLTALVSRYMDNAELYAQTQRNLRRAKNDRAIEELIDIALSQLPGGPPARLQAEPGPVEGADSGVAAGNASEAPEPAEQAEDLA from the coding sequence GATGCCCGTGCGGGCCGCAACGGGCAGCCAGCGCGTGTCCCACATGATGGACATGTACAACCACCTGCTCAAGATCAAGCCCTCGTACTCCAACATGGGGATGCGCGTGCTGAATCGCCTGAACGTCGAAAAGGTGGTCATGCCCCTCATGCCGAAAGCGGCCCGCAACCTGGCCAAGACCATGGACGCGGTGCGCCCCGATATGATCATCTCGGTCTTTGCCGTGGTCAACCACGCCGCGATCGAGACGCTGAAGCAAAAGGAGCGCGAGTGGGGCAAAAAGGTGCCTTACGTCATCTGGTGCACCGACCTGACCAAGGGCTTCCTGCGCAACTGGGCCAACCGCGATGCCGACCTGACGATCGCCCTGCACCCGCAGGCCAAGGAACAGCTGGTCGAATACGGCGTGCCCGAGGCCAAGATTCGGGTTCTCTCGGGGCTCCCGGTGAATCAGAAGTTCCTGGCCAAGGTGCCCAAGTTCGAGGCGCGACAGGCCTTTGGGCTCGACCCGACCCGCTTCACCGTGCTGATTTCTATGGGCGGTGTGGCGGTCAGCGCCACCCATGACTTCGCGCGGGAGCTGGCCACCAGCGGCCTGCCGGTGCAGGTGATTGCGGTTTGTGGCCGCAACGAGAGCTTGCGCGTGCGCTGCGAGGCCCTCGCGGCCAAGGCCGACATCCCGATCAAGGTGCTGGGCTTCACGGACCAGATGCACATGCTGATGGATGCCGCCGACATCATGGTCGGCAAGCCCGGTCCCGGGACGATTGCCGAGGCGATCGCCAAGGAGCTGCCCATGCTGATCGACGCCACCAGCGTGCCGATGCTTCAGGAGGCCGGCAATCTGGAGCTGGTCGTTCGTCAAAACCTGGGCCAGGCCATTTCCAAGGACCAGACCCTGACGGCCCTGGTCAGCCGCTACATGGACAACGCCGAACTGTATGCCCAAACGCAGCGCAACCTGCGCCGGGCCAAGAACGACCGCGCCATCGAGGAACTGATCGACATCGCGCTCAGCCAGCTACCCGGCGGCCCCCCCGCCCGCCTCCAGGCTGAACCAGGCCCCGTCGAAGGGGCAGATTCGGGGGTGGCCGCGGGGAATGCTTCGGAGGCGCCTGAGCCCGCCGAACAAGCCGAAGACCTGGCATGA
- a CDS encoding MBL fold metallo-hydrolase, with protein sequence MCSERLRQVAPGVRCLLAPNPGRMTGPGTNTWLLGDEAVAVLDPGPADDEHLARILAACGPRGPAAIWLSHAHPDHAAAVPLLAARTGAPLHAFPVPCPRFPIAGLTAPEVPLSGGEELMVDGETWQVLHTPGHASDHLCFYRPSDGGLLTGDVVVGQGTVVVAPPDGDMSDYVQSLERLAALQPRWLWPGHGDPIAAAGEKIAEYLAHRRMREQQVLNLLDTTPTTPAALVATLYRELAAGLHEVACAQVEAHLRKLTREGRALAHASAQWSRAE encoded by the coding sequence GTGTGCTCTGAGCGCCTGCGCCAGGTGGCGCCTGGGGTGCGCTGCCTGCTCGCGCCCAATCCCGGCCGAATGACCGGCCCCGGCACCAATACCTGGCTCCTCGGCGACGAGGCGGTGGCCGTGCTGGATCCGGGGCCCGCCGACGACGAGCACCTGGCCCGCATCCTGGCGGCCTGCGGCCCGCGCGGTCCAGCGGCGATCTGGCTGAGCCACGCCCATCCTGACCATGCGGCGGCCGTGCCGCTGCTGGCCGCCCGCACAGGCGCGCCCCTGCACGCCTTTCCGGTGCCTTGCCCGCGCTTCCCGATTGCCGGGCTCACCGCCCCGGAGGTGCCGCTGAGCGGCGGCGAGGAACTGATGGTGGACGGCGAAACCTGGCAGGTCCTGCACACCCCGGGGCACGCCAGCGACCACCTCTGCTTTTACCGCCCCTCGGATGGCGGCTTGCTGACGGGCGATGTGGTGGTGGGACAAGGCACCGTCGTGGTGGCGCCGCCGGATGGCGATATGAGCGATTACGTTCAGTCGCTGGAACGGTTGGCCGCGCTGCAGCCGCGCTGGCTCTGGCCCGGTCACGGCGATCCGATTGCGGCCGCAGGGGAAAAGATTGCGGAATACCTGGCGCACCGGCGCATGCGGGAACAACAAGTACTGAACCTGCTCGACACCACGCCGACCACCCCGGCGGCGCTGGTGGCCACGCTCTACCGCGAACTGGCAGCGGGCCTCCATGAGGTGGCCTGTGCCCAGGTCGAAGCGCATCTGCGCAAACTGACCCGCGAAGGACGGGCCCTGGCCCACGCGTCGGCCCAATGGTCGCGGGCCGAGTGA